A portion of the Hydrogenimonas thermophila genome contains these proteins:
- a CDS encoding biotin synthase, whose protein sequence is MSKKVFLCAISNISSGHCLEDCKFCTQSVKYGAKIERFYHKPIEEIVKEAKQARERQAVGFCLVTAGKGINDKTLRFVCEAAEAVKKEVEELNIIACNGTASEEQLRILKDHGVSSYNHNLETSKDFYPTICTTHEWKERYETCENVKKAGLKLCTGGIFGLGETMDDRISMLESVKSLEPESVPINFFHPNDALPLEGKILPKEEALEMIRIAREILGNSRRIMIAGGREITFGDEDYKIFEAGANAIVIGNYLTTHGNDPLRDHKMLETYGYEIAKNCND, encoded by the coding sequence ATGTCTAAAAAAGTATTTTTGTGTGCTATAAGCAATATATCAAGCGGTCACTGCTTGGAAGATTGTAAGTTTTGTACACAGAGTGTCAAGTATGGTGCAAAAATAGAACGTTTTTATCATAAACCTATTGAAGAGATTGTAAAAGAGGCAAAACAGGCAAGAGAACGACAAGCAGTAGGTTTTTGTCTTGTTACTGCAGGTAAAGGGATTAATGATAAAACACTGCGGTTTGTCTGTGAAGCAGCAGAAGCTGTAAAAAAAGAGGTTGAAGAGCTTAATATTATTGCTTGTAACGGTACAGCAAGTGAAGAACAGCTTCGTATTTTAAAAGATCACGGTGTTAGTAGTTATAACCATAACTTGGAAACCTCCAAAGATTTCTATCCCACTATTTGTACTACACATGAGTGGAAAGAGCGTTATGAAACTTGCGAAAATGTAAAAAAAGCAGGTCTAAAGCTTTGTACAGGCGGAATATTTGGACTTGGTGAAACAATGGATGATCGTATCAGTATGCTGGAGTCTGTAAAAAGCTTAGAGCCTGAATCTGTACCTATCAACTTCTTTCATCCTAATGATGCACTTCCTCTTGAAGGAAAGATATTACCAAAAGAAGAGGCTTTAGAGATGATACGCATTGCAAGAGAGATACTTGGAAATAGTAGACGTATTATGATAGCAGGAGGAAGAGAGATCACCTTTGGAGATGAAGACTATAAAATCTTTGAAGCTGGAGCAAATGCTATTGTAATTGGAAACTACCTTACTACACATGGTAATGATCCTTTACGAGATCACAAAATGTTAGAAACTTACGGCTATGAAATAGCAAAAAACTGCAATGACTAA
- the topA gene encoding type I DNA topoisomerase: MKNLIIVESPAKARTIKNFLGKDYEVIASKGHIRDLPKHSFGIKIEDNQFQPQYRVDKDHSDIVKQIKDLAKKSDQIYIATDEDREGEAIGYHIAKAIGKDPQTLPRIVFHEITKSAIQNALENPRKINMDQVNAQQARRLLDRIVGYKLSPLLASKIQKGLSAGRVQSSALKITVDREREIQAFKPVEYWSIDALFKPKIDANLVEYKGKKIEKMTIGNEKDAREIETVLKDEVYHVKSIEKKQRKSSTPPPFMTSTLQQSASGRLSFSPKKTMMIAQKLYEGVKTDKGQMGVITYMRTDSLNIAKEAQDAARETILKTYGEDYLPEKPKIYTSKSKGAQEAHEAIRPTRLDFTPEIASKYLSADELKLYKLIYNRFLASQMTDAILESQTILFASENGIFKASGRKLLFDGFYRVMGYDDKDKLLPELKEGEEIPLEKLTANQHFTEPPPRYTEASLIKKLESLGIGRPSTYAPTISLLVSREYLKIEKRQLIPTPIAFTVIEILEKHFPEIVDSNFTAEMEEKLDEVAEKKVDWQKLLLDFYTPFIEKVEKGKKEIKSLKKAEPIGRECPECGSELLLRSGRFGEFIACSNYPKCKYTEAIEKDGEEAPTPQTTDEVCDKCGAPMVIKSGRRGSFLACSAYPKCKNTKPLEKPKSLEVKCPECGGELLERNSRRGKFFGCSNYPKCKFVSKFEPTEKKCPECDYAMAKRTFRGKEVYECIKCKHRIDA, from the coding sequence TTCCAAAACATAGCTTTGGAATAAAAATAGAAGATAATCAGTTTCAACCTCAGTACAGAGTAGATAAAGATCACAGTGATATTGTTAAACAGATAAAAGATTTGGCAAAAAAGAGTGACCAAATCTATATCGCAACCGATGAGGACCGTGAGGGGGAGGCTATAGGCTATCATATTGCCAAAGCGATTGGAAAAGATCCTCAAACTCTACCTCGTATAGTTTTTCACGAAATAACCAAAAGTGCTATTCAAAATGCTCTTGAAAATCCTCGCAAAATCAATATGGATCAAGTTAATGCCCAGCAGGCACGCCGTCTTTTGGACCGTATTGTTGGATATAAACTTTCACCACTGCTTGCATCAAAGATCCAAAAAGGACTTAGTGCCGGTCGGGTACAATCTTCCGCTCTTAAAATCACAGTAGATCGTGAACGTGAAATTCAGGCATTTAAACCAGTTGAATATTGGAGTATTGATGCTCTGTTTAAGCCTAAGATAGATGCAAACCTTGTTGAATACAAGGGTAAAAAAATTGAAAAGATGACAATTGGCAATGAAAAAGATGCCCGTGAAATAGAGACTGTTTTAAAAGACGAGGTTTATCATGTAAAAAGCATAGAAAAGAAACAGCGAAAGAGCTCAACACCTCCTCCTTTTATGACTTCTACACTGCAACAAAGTGCTTCTGGTCGTCTTAGCTTTTCACCAAAAAAGACTATGATGATTGCTCAAAAACTATATGAGGGAGTTAAGACTGACAAAGGACAGATGGGTGTCATCACCTATATGCGTACAGACAGCCTTAACATAGCAAAAGAGGCACAAGATGCAGCAAGAGAGACTATTTTAAAAACATATGGAGAAGACTATCTTCCAGAAAAACCTAAAATATATACTTCTAAAAGCAAGGGGGCACAAGAGGCTCACGAAGCTATACGACCCACAAGACTTGACTTTACACCAGAAATAGCTAGTAAGTATCTCTCAGCTGATGAATTGAAGCTCTATAAACTTATATATAACCGTTTCCTTGCAAGTCAGATGACAGATGCTATTTTAGAGTCACAAACAATTCTGTTTGCTTCTGAAAATGGTATATTCAAAGCCAGTGGTCGAAAACTTCTGTTTGATGGTTTTTATCGTGTTATGGGATATGATGATAAAGATAAACTTCTTCCTGAGCTAAAAGAGGGTGAAGAGATTCCTTTGGAAAAACTGACAGCCAATCAACACTTTACAGAACCACCTCCACGCTATACAGAGGCAAGTCTTATTAAAAAACTTGAAAGCCTTGGAATAGGTCGTCCAAGTACATATGCACCTACAATATCTCTGCTTGTATCAAGAGAATATCTGAAAATAGAGAAGCGTCAACTTATTCCAACACCAATAGCATTTACAGTTATAGAAATTCTAGAAAAGCATTTTCCTGAAATTGTAGACTCTAACTTTACAGCAGAGATGGAAGAGAAACTAGATGAAGTAGCAGAGAAAAAGGTAGATTGGCAAAAGTTGCTTCTTGACTTTTACACCCCGTTTATAGAAAAAGTTGAAAAAGGCAAAAAAGAGATTAAGAGTCTTAAAAAGGCTGAACCAATTGGACGTGAATGCCCTGAATGCGGAAGTGAACTGCTTCTTAGAAGTGGTCGTTTTGGTGAATTTATTGCCTGCAGTAACTACCCTAAATGTAAATATACAGAAGCTATAGAGAAAGATGGTGAAGAAGCACCGACACCACAAACTACTGATGAAGTATGTGACAAATGTGGTGCACCAATGGTTATAAAGAGTGGTCGAAGAGGCTCTTTCTTAGCTTGTAGCGCTTACCCTAAATGTAAAAACACCAAACCTCTTGAGAAACCAAAAAGTCTTGAAGTTAAATGCCCTGAATGTGGAGGTGAACTGCTTGAGCGAAATTCAAGACGAGGTAAATTTTTTGGTTGTAGCAACTATCCAAAATGTAAATTTGTTTCAAAATTTGAGCCTACTGAAAAAAAATGTCCAGAGTGTGATTATGCAATGGCAAAACGAACATTTAGAGGCAAAGAGGTCTATGAGTGTATTAAATGCAAACATAGGATAGATGCATAA
- a CDS encoding metallophosphoesterase family protein: MKIGILSDTHKKVGRAKKAINMLLENGAEFLIHAGDICKEEILEYLEEVSVPYVAVLGNNDRKLVPLIEKYNLFKEPHYFSVNDIRIKLMHHPWFLSPDADLIIFGHTHKFSLECRLSGELYLNPGEVCARNKPISEAVILDINDESFEITHCQRRIKENKWQYNKKICKRVLEHV, encoded by the coding sequence ATGAAGATAGGTATTCTTTCAGATACACATAAAAAAGTAGGGCGTGCCAAAAAAGCTATAAATATGCTTTTAGAGAATGGTGCAGAGTTTTTGATTCATGCAGGTGATATTTGTAAAGAGGAGATTTTAGAGTATCTTGAAGAGGTTTCAGTTCCGTATGTAGCTGTACTTGGCAACAATGATCGCAAACTGGTACCCCTTATAGAAAAATACAACCTCTTTAAAGAGCCACATTACTTTAGTGTAAATGATATACGCATAAAACTTATGCATCATCCATGGTTTTTAAGTCCAGATGCAGATCTCATAATATTTGGGCATACGCATAAATTTTCTCTTGAATGTCGGCTATCTGGTGAGCTTTACTTAAACCCTGGTGAAGTATGTGCCAGAAATAAGCCAATAAGTGAAGCTGTAATTCTTGATATAAATGATGAAAGCTTTGAGATAACTCATTGCCAAAGGCGCATTAAAGAGAATAAATGGCAATATAACAAAAAAATCTGCAAAAGAGTTTTGGAACATGTCTAA